The Salinigranum marinum genome contains a region encoding:
- a CDS encoding ParA family protein produces the protein MQAYTVYNQSGGQGKTTVARDLAAAHAEIGQRVLVIDMDAQNGSLSNYLGVDENKRDPEVDDLTFHLVEQGQGEFRDLIRTAEPNVDVLPSHKRLNRVDEFLDSHANYIGQTKPDDWEYPRYERLLAVLRENDVPSEYDVVIIDPNAKADTVYYMALYATRNVVIPAVPTRSGFESIDGVADSAQGFAENQDINIGRTAVVPTMVDMRKGDHKDYAQKLRCEYDAPVYFKSLSAFESAEEQYVSVFRLFDEHRDRIRKSEQNILPKYRTLVATICATFGNPLPEDAWDGKKLFTGDDFWGEVEIPFAEAVVTDETVDQTAGVN, from the coding sequence ATGCAGGCCTACACGGTCTACAATCAGTCAGGGGGACAAGGAAAAACGACTGTCGCCCGAGACCTCGCCGCAGCACATGCCGAGATCGGTCAGCGCGTGTTGGTCATCGACATGGACGCCCAGAACGGGAGTCTCAGCAACTATCTCGGTGTCGACGAGAACAAACGCGATCCTGAAGTCGACGACCTCACCTTCCATCTAGTCGAGCAAGGTCAGGGCGAGTTTAGAGATTTAATTCGCACAGCCGAGCCCAATGTGGACGTCCTCCCGTCACACAAACGGCTCAACCGGGTCGACGAGTTTCTCGACTCCCACGCCAACTATATCGGCCAGACGAAGCCGGACGACTGGGAGTACCCTCGGTACGAACGTCTCTTAGCTGTCCTCCGGGAAAACGACGTTCCAAGTGAGTACGACGTCGTCATCATCGATCCGAACGCGAAGGCCGACACGGTATATTACATGGCGCTATACGCGACCCGAAACGTGGTCATCCCCGCCGTGCCGACACGGTCGGGATTCGAGAGTATAGACGGAGTTGCCGACAGCGCCCAGGGCTTTGCAGAGAATCAAGACATCAACATCGGGCGGACAGCTGTCGTCCCAACGATGGTCGATATGCGAAAAGGAGATCACAAGGACTACGCACAAAAGCTACGTTGCGAGTACGACGCGCCGGTCTATTTCAAATCGCTGAGCGCCTTCGAGTCGGCTGAAGAGCAGTATGTGTCCGTATTCCGGCTGTTCGACGAACATCGGGATCGAATCCGAAAGTCCGAACAGAACATCCTCCCGAAGTATCGAACACTGGTCGCGACCATCTGTGCGACGTTCGGCAATCCACTTCCGGAGGATGCGTGGGACGGGAAAAAACTGTTCACCGGCGATGACTTCTGGGGAGAAGTAGAGATTCCGTTCGCTGAGGCCGTGGTTACTGACGAAACAGTCGATCAGACTGCGGGGGTGAACTGA